A window from Leptospira wolffii serovar Khorat str. Khorat-H2 encodes these proteins:
- the rpoN gene encoding RNA polymerase factor sigma-54, whose translation MNLNHQLVQKQTQKLVMTQDLRQSIELLPLSTLELADRISAELVENPMLEEELSSERSKSPELYSVDDLRRKEKNDFLKNSDQGWQDSFSLDKPQYRGTDASDRNQKYIESSPNTQSLSEHLLWQLRISSLKGKEMEIAEILVSMLDDRGFISQTKEELAAEIGVSTKIIRKVLEQIHQLDPLGIGAGSIQETLLVQAKILKPEDKNLHELIAVYLKDLEKLDYRGISKKMGLPVESIEAMAADIKKLEPFPATLYTPKKPDYVVPDVIIREIDGEFSILLNDEWLPKLKINKEYKGILKKGAKDSDREYISSKLNSAEWLIRSVNQRRQTLYRVVSAIIELQTEFFRKGVRFLRPLTLKDIAERLDLHESTVSRITSNKYVQTSWGILELKWFFSSGLKSKTSEGGMESSKTIHDIIRNLVKEEDPENPLSDQDIVEKIESKGIEIARRTVAKYRKILKILPSNQRKKVKSLEAR comes from the coding sequence AGCTGGTGGAAAACCCTATGCTGGAGGAAGAGCTGTCCTCCGAGAGAAGCAAAAGTCCCGAACTTTACTCTGTGGATGATTTACGCAGAAAAGAGAAAAACGATTTTCTCAAGAATTCGGATCAGGGCTGGCAGGATTCCTTCAGTCTGGACAAGCCGCAATATCGAGGAACCGACGCCTCCGATAGAAATCAAAAATACATAGAGTCTTCTCCCAATACCCAGTCCCTGTCAGAGCACCTTCTCTGGCAATTGCGGATCTCCTCCCTAAAAGGAAAGGAGATGGAGATCGCGGAAATTCTGGTCTCGATGCTGGACGATAGAGGTTTCATTTCCCAAACCAAAGAAGAGCTAGCGGCAGAAATCGGCGTCAGCACCAAAATCATCCGCAAAGTATTGGAGCAAATCCATCAATTGGATCCTCTGGGAATCGGCGCGGGTAGCATCCAGGAAACCTTATTGGTCCAGGCAAAGATACTAAAGCCCGAAGATAAGAATCTTCACGAACTTATCGCGGTGTATCTGAAGGACCTGGAAAAACTGGATTACCGTGGAATCTCCAAAAAAATGGGACTACCGGTAGAGTCGATAGAGGCTATGGCTGCCGACATCAAAAAGCTCGAACCGTTTCCTGCCACTTTATATACTCCTAAAAAACCGGATTACGTCGTTCCGGACGTGATCATTCGTGAAATCGACGGAGAATTTAGTATTCTTCTGAACGACGAATGGCTTCCCAAACTTAAGATCAACAAAGAATATAAAGGAATCTTAAAGAAGGGCGCAAAGGACTCCGACAGGGAATATATCTCCTCCAAATTGAATTCTGCGGAATGGCTGATTCGTTCCGTAAATCAAAGAAGACAAACTCTTTATAGAGTAGTCTCCGCAATCATAGAGCTGCAGACCGAATTCTTTCGTAAGGGAGTTCGTTTCCTAAGACCTCTTACTCTCAAAGATATCGCGGAGAGATTGGATCTGCACGAATCCACAGTTTCCAGAATTACATCCAATAAGTATGTCCAGACTTCTTGGGGGATTTTGGAATTGAAATGGTTCTTCTCCTCCGGATTAAAATCCAAAACTTCGGAAGGGGGAATGGAGTCCTCAAAGACGATTCACGATATCATCCGCAATTTAGTAAAAGAAGAAGATCCGGAAAATCCTCTCTCCGACCAAGACATAGTCGAAAAAATAGAGAGCAAGGGAATCGAGATCGCAAGACGCACAGTCGCGAAATACAGAAAAATTCTGAAAATTCTTCCTTCCAACCAAAGGAAGAAGGTAAAATCTCTGGAAGCCAGGTGA
- the hprK gene encoding HPr(Ser) kinase/phosphatase translates to MSVPGINVSNILNDHPELGLKLIAGEAGLQNRIHSSEINRPGLSLTGFYESFAHDRIQIFGKGEWAYITSHEGESLLKIAADFFHFHLNCIIFTHGNPPPPIFVEYCDRLNIPLLGSDVSTHKFITLISQILDRSLAPRTMRHGVLIEVFGIGILLSGKSGVGKSETALELIERGHRLVADDMVEIRRLSESYLIGTCSDLLRHHMEIRGLGILNIKDIFGIGSVRDHKLIELIIHLEEWTDEKEFDRTGLENRTEEVLGVNIPLIKLPVRPGRNIPIIVETAAMNQRLKKLGKNAAAEFSQKLNLYLQQGKVERNPPQN, encoded by the coding sequence ATGTCCGTTCCCGGAATCAACGTATCGAATATTCTAAACGACCACCCCGAACTCGGGTTAAAGCTCATCGCCGGAGAAGCAGGCTTACAGAATCGTATCCATAGCTCCGAAATCAATCGCCCAGGTCTTTCTTTGACCGGCTTTTACGAAAGTTTCGCTCACGATCGTATACAAATCTTCGGAAAAGGAGAATGGGCTTATATCACTTCCCATGAAGGGGAAAGCTTGCTAAAGATCGCAGCCGACTTCTTTCATTTCCATCTGAACTGCATCATATTCACTCACGGCAATCCTCCTCCTCCAATTTTCGTGGAATATTGCGATAGGTTGAATATTCCTCTTTTAGGTTCCGACGTATCCACTCACAAATTCATCACTTTGATTTCCCAAATCCTGGATAGAAGTCTCGCTCCTAGAACCATGAGGCACGGAGTTCTCATAGAAGTCTTCGGGATAGGAATTCTTCTCTCCGGAAAAAGCGGCGTAGGAAAAAGCGAGACCGCTTTGGAATTAATAGAAAGGGGACATCGTCTAGTCGCCGACGATATGGTGGAGATCCGAAGATTATCGGAAAGCTATCTGATCGGTACCTGCTCGGATCTTTTAAGACACCATATGGAGATACGAGGATTAGGAATCCTGAATATTAAGGATATTTTCGGAATCGGTTCCGTCCGGGATCATAAACTGATAGAACTGATCATCCATCTGGAAGAATGGACCGACGAGAAGGAATTCGACCGCACCGGTCTCGAAAACAGAACGGAAGAAGTTCTGGGTGTGAATATTCCTCTCATCAAGTTACCGGTTCGACCCGGAAGAAATATCCCTATTATCGTGGAAACTGCAGCCATGAACCAGCGCTTAAAAAAACTAGGTAAGAATGCTGCGGCAGAATTCAGCCAAAAACTAAATCTTTATTTGCAGCAAGGGAAAGTTGAAAGAAATCCACCTCAAAATTAA
- a CDS encoding HPr family phosphocarrier protein has product MKEIHLKINEQSTGMHARPASVFVNCASKYNCEVLVSKDGVEVNGKSIMGLMMLALAPGQEFTIKTLGDQEEEAGSALAKLVESDFAV; this is encoded by the coding sequence TTGAAAGAAATCCACCTCAAAATTAACGAACAAAGCACCGGTATGCACGCCCGCCCCGCCTCCGTCTTCGTAAACTGCGCCTCCAAGTACAATTGCGAGGTGTTGGTATCCAAGGATGGCGTGGAAGTAAACGGAAAAAGTATTATGGGACTCATGATGTTGGCTCTCGCTCCGGGACAGGAATTTACGATTAAAACCCTAGGAGACCAGGAAGAGGAAGCGGGATCCGCGCTCGCAAAATTGGTGGAGAGCGATTTTGCGGTATGA